A genomic stretch from Barnesiella intestinihominis YIT 11860 includes:
- a CDS encoding ATP-binding cassette domain-containing protein, giving the protein MLQIENLEFSYHKKGNPIFNGINLTIQPGSVYGLLGKNGIGKSTLLYMMCGLMFPHKGSIRFDGIEVKRRLPETLEKIFLVPEEFDLPSISIDDYVRRNSVFYPNFNIDQFNQYLSDFELEHTKNLAKTSMGQKKKYLVSFALATNTPLLLMDEPTNGMDIPSKSQFRKVIASGMNEQKSIVISTHQVRDLENMIDHITILDNGLLLLDADTHTISSRLRFIKGGNESEIAGAFYKVSTIAGYSAILPNETDEESLIDIEMLFNCTIGDPEVIHNIFNSSAK; this is encoded by the coding sequence ATGTTACAAATTGAAAATCTTGAATTTAGTTATCACAAAAAAGGGAACCCTATCTTCAATGGGATAAACCTGACTATACAGCCCGGCTCGGTTTACGGGCTCTTAGGGAAGAACGGGATCGGGAAATCGACCCTTCTTTACATGATGTGCGGATTGATGTTTCCTCACAAAGGTTCTATCCGGTTCGATGGGATTGAAGTAAAACGCCGATTACCCGAAACCTTAGAGAAAATTTTCCTTGTGCCCGAAGAATTCGATCTCCCTTCCATATCGATCGACGATTATGTCCGTCGGAACAGTGTGTTTTATCCCAACTTCAACATCGATCAATTCAATCAATATCTTTCCGATTTTGAGTTAGAACACACAAAAAATCTAGCCAAAACTTCTATGGGACAAAAGAAAAAATATTTGGTCAGTTTCGCTCTTGCGACAAACACACCTTTATTACTCATGGACGAACCGACCAACGGTATGGACATTCCTTCAAAAAGCCAATTCCGTAAAGTCATTGCATCGGGTATGAACGAGCAAAAAAGCATAGTCATATCTACCCATCAAGTACGCGACTTAGAAAACATGATCGATCACATCACCATACTCGACAACGGACTTCTACTACTCGATGCCGATACCCACACGATAAGCTCTCGACTTCGGTTCATTAAAGGAGGCAACGAAAGTGAGATTGCCGGTGCATTCTATAAAGTATCGACTATCGCGGGATATAGTGCTATATTGCCCAATGAAACCGATGAAGAGTCGCTAATCGATATTGAAATGCTCTTCAACTGTACAATAGGTGACCCCGAAGTAATTCATAATATATTCAATTCCTCCGCAAAATAA
- a CDS encoding GntR family transcriptional regulator — MQFKENQTIYLQIAERISDEILLGHYAIGSRIPSVREYAALVEVNANTVMRSYEFLQTQSIIFNKRGIGFFVSPDAKIKIKSYRRNEFLKNELQRFFIQIYTLNISMEEIDLMYKQFIDKLNSKTSNAQL; from the coding sequence ATGCAATTCAAAGAGAACCAAACCATCTACTTACAAATAGCCGAACGAATCAGCGACGAGATTCTGTTAGGGCACTATGCCATCGGGAGCCGCATACCTTCGGTACGCGAATATGCCGCACTCGTGGAAGTGAATGCCAACACGGTCATGCGCTCTTATGAATTCTTGCAGACCCAGAGCATCATCTTCAACAAACGAGGCATAGGGTTCTTCGTTTCGCCCGATGCCAAAATAAAAATAAAGAGCTACCGCCGTAACGAGTTCCTTAAAAACGAATTACAACGTTTCTTCATACAGATATATACACTCAACATTTCTATGGAAGAAATCGATCTCATGTATAAACAATTCATCGATAAATTAAATTCCAAAACATCAAACGCACAATTATGA